The following are encoded together in the Candidatus Zixiibacteriota bacterium genome:
- the secA gene encoding preprotein translocase subunit SecA, with protein MVKHLRLQVKVVTRPAGFFVLPHAVKWAILTPPGLQRLVSREVAAIARSFALISNLITKIFGSKHGRDLKKMGPIVEEINRIFETLEDKPQEYFIERTAEFRKVAVEVVDEAKAHLIDTNLDRKERNKEIRRRVDEYLDSILPEAFAMVKEVCRRLVGQRWETAGTAVEWNMVPFDVQLIGGIVLHQGKIAEMATGEGKTLVATLPLYLNGLAGRGAHLVTVNDYLAMRDREWMGPIFEYCGLTVGCLQNGMSHDERRQQYARDITYGTNNEFGFDYLRDNMVWSKEQRVHREFIYAIVDEVDSVLIDEARTPLIISGPVESTIGEAFRDMRPPVDRMVKKQTILANQMLANGEKALNNENYNDAAFEFLTTRRGSPKNKKLQKLVKEQGVAKMIQDIELSILREKKNLNEVDERLYFAIDERDHSVHLTEMGLNELSPVDKQLFEIPDLTDGLHDIDADEALTAEERVVAKEKLYKQHTERSQKYHAISQLLKAYSLFEKDVEYVVQEGKIIIVDEFTGRMMPGRRFSDGLHQAIEAKELVTIEGETQTVATITLQNYFRMYEKLAGMTGTAETEAAEFWNIYKLDVVVIPTNQPIRRLDFEDVIYRTKRDKYKSIIEEISHEQDRGRPVLVGTISVEVSETLSRLLKAKGIKHEVLNAKQHQREAEIVQFAGRSGAVTLATNMAGRGTDIKLGQGVLRHNNCALVEAPESGEVCPHKKELNCTEDIPCGLHIIGTERHDSRRIDRQLRGRSGRQGDPGSSRFYLSLEDDLMRLFGSDRIASIMDRVGVKEGEVITHGMVTKAIERAQKRVESENFAIRKRTLDYDDVMNSQREVIYGRRLDILENVDIYEQVEEKIREIIDNMVAEHTSSGDYPENWDLIGLRGQVEKIFLIQIDVSPEAVEELTREKLADVITDLALKIYRQKEEVLTPERMRGLERYAFLRALDDRWRDHLYEMDQLRTGISLRAYGQRDPLVEYKKEGYRMFMELIDQIDKEAVRLCYWAQPAEEKSTRERRQQASARQRTVHQSIAGLGLQGSAQQEASDAGKKQPFKRSEKKVGRNDPCPCGSGKKYKKCHGAGA; from the coding sequence ATGGTCAAACACCTGCGTCTGCAAGTTAAAGTTGTGACGCGACCTGCCGGGTTTTTTGTCTTGCCACATGCCGTAAAATGGGCAATATTGACGCCGCCGGGCCTCCAGCGGTTGGTAAGCAGAGAGGTTGCGGCGATAGCAAGGAGCTTCGCTTTGATTTCTAATCTGATTACAAAGATATTCGGTAGCAAGCACGGCAGGGACCTCAAGAAAATGGGTCCGATTGTTGAGGAGATAAACCGCATTTTTGAGACTCTGGAGGATAAGCCTCAGGAGTATTTCATAGAAAGAACGGCTGAATTTCGCAAGGTGGCTGTTGAGGTCGTTGACGAAGCCAAGGCCCATCTTATAGACACAAATCTCGATCGGAAAGAGAGAAACAAGGAGATCCGCAGGCGGGTCGATGAGTATCTCGACAGCATCCTCCCAGAAGCTTTCGCTATGGTGAAAGAAGTCTGCCGCCGTCTGGTGGGACAGCGATGGGAGACCGCGGGAACAGCAGTCGAATGGAATATGGTGCCATTCGATGTGCAGCTGATCGGCGGCATAGTGCTTCACCAGGGCAAGATCGCCGAGATGGCTACCGGCGAGGGCAAGACTCTTGTTGCGACCTTGCCTCTGTATCTGAACGGACTCGCCGGTCGGGGAGCCCATCTTGTCACGGTCAACGATTATCTCGCAATGCGTGACCGGGAGTGGATGGGACCAATCTTCGAGTACTGCGGCCTGACTGTCGGTTGCCTTCAGAACGGAATGAGCCACGATGAGCGGAGGCAGCAGTATGCACGTGACATAACATATGGCACCAACAATGAATTCGGCTTTGACTACCTTCGCGATAATATGGTTTGGTCAAAAGAACAGCGCGTCCATCGCGAGTTCATCTATGCGATTGTTGACGAGGTCGACAGCGTCCTTATAGATGAAGCGAGAACGCCGCTGATCATATCGGGGCCGGTTGAATCGACTATCGGCGAGGCATTCAGAGATATGCGGCCTCCGGTGGATCGCATGGTCAAGAAACAAACCATTCTTGCCAATCAAATGCTTGCAAATGGCGAGAAGGCGCTCAATAACGAAAACTACAACGATGCTGCTTTCGAATTCCTGACAACGCGGCGTGGAAGTCCTAAGAACAAGAAGCTGCAGAAGCTTGTCAAGGAGCAGGGCGTCGCGAAGATGATTCAGGATATCGAGCTGTCGATATTGCGCGAGAAGAAGAACCTTAATGAAGTTGATGAGAGGCTCTACTTTGCGATCGACGAACGCGACCACTCAGTCCATTTGACCGAAATGGGGCTGAACGAGCTCTCTCCCGTCGACAAACAGCTCTTCGAGATTCCCGATCTCACGGACGGTCTCCATGATATCGACGCTGACGAAGCTCTTACCGCTGAGGAGCGGGTTGTTGCGAAAGAGAAGCTATATAAGCAGCACACGGAGCGTTCACAGAAGTATCACGCGATATCTCAACTTCTGAAGGCGTACTCGCTCTTTGAGAAAGATGTCGAGTACGTTGTTCAGGAAGGCAAAATAATTATTGTCGATGAATTTACCGGCAGGATGATGCCGGGGCGGAGATTCTCCGACGGTCTCCATCAGGCTATCGAGGCGAAGGAACTGGTTACCATCGAAGGGGAGACGCAGACCGTCGCGACTATTACGTTGCAGAATTACTTCAGAATGTACGAAAAACTCGCCGGCATGACCGGAACCGCTGAGACTGAAGCGGCTGAATTCTGGAATATCTACAAGCTTGACGTGGTTGTGATTCCCACAAACCAACCGATTAGAAGGCTCGATTTCGAAGATGTGATTTACCGTACAAAGCGCGACAAATACAAATCCATAATAGAAGAAATCAGCCATGAGCAAGATCGCGGGCGGCCGGTTCTTGTCGGTACTATTTCTGTCGAAGTGTCCGAAACACTTTCGCGACTCCTCAAGGCGAAGGGAATCAAGCACGAGGTGCTCAATGCGAAGCAGCATCAGCGAGAGGCAGAGATTGTCCAATTTGCAGGTCGATCGGGCGCTGTTACTCTTGCGACGAACATGGCTGGACGTGGAACCGATATCAAGCTTGGGCAGGGCGTGCTGCGACATAATAACTGCGCGCTCGTTGAGGCTCCGGAGTCCGGTGAAGTATGCCCTCACAAGAAAGAGCTGAACTGCACCGAGGACATTCCCTGCGGCCTTCACATCATCGGTACTGAGAGGCACGATTCAAGACGCATCGATCGCCAGCTGAGGGGAAGGTCGGGTCGTCAGGGCGATCCGGGATCATCCAGATTCTACCTGTCACTTGAAGATGATCTGATGCGCCTGTTCGGTTCCGATCGAATCGCTTCGATCATGGATCGAGTCGGTGTGAAAGAGGGAGAGGTCATTACGCATGGCATGGTTACAAAGGCTATCGAGCGTGCACAGAAGCGAGTTGAATCCGAGAATTTTGCCATTAGAAAACGAACACTCGATTACGACGACGTGATGAATAGCCAGCGCGAGGTAATTTATGGACGGCGCCTCGATATTCTGGAGAATGTCGATATCTATGAACAGGTCGAAGAGAAGATCAGAGAAATCATCGACAATATGGTCGCGGAGCACACTTCCTCCGGCGATTATCCAGAGAACTGGGATCTCATAGGGCTGCGTGGTCAGGTCGAGAAGATATTCCTGATTCAGATTGATGTCTCGCCGGAAGCTGTCGAGGAACTCACCCGGGAGAAGCTTGCTGATGTCATTACTGATCTGGCGCTGAAGATCTACCGCCAGAAGGAGGAGGTTCTCACTCCGGAGAGAATGCGAGGCCTCGAACGATACGCGTTCCTTAGGGCTTTAGATGATCGATGGCGCGATCACCTATATGAGATGGATCAACTTCGTACAGGTATCTCCCTGCGTGCGTACGGTCAGCGGGACCCGCTCGTCGAGTATAAAAAAGAGGGGTACCGGATGTTCATGGAACTGATCGACCAGATAGATAAGGAGGCCGTGCGGCTCTGCTACTGGGCGCAACCGGCAGAAGAGAAGAGCACCAGGGAGCGACGTCAGCAGGCATCTGCAAGGCAGCGCACAGTCCACCAGTCTATTGCCGGACTCGGTCTTCAGGGTTCAGCTCAGCAGGAAGCGTCTGACGCCGGCAAGAAGCAACCCTTCAAACGTTCCGAGAAGAAGGTTGGCCGGAATGACCCCTGCCCATGTGGCTCCGGTAAGAAGTACAAGAAATGCCACGGAGCCGGCGCCTGA